One stretch of Balneola sp. MJW-20 DNA includes these proteins:
- a CDS encoding fasciclin domain-containing protein, whose protein sequence is MKYIKYHLVLGLIVTSILACGRTGDEGNFSALENTRPKGQASVVDNDSDKNILQVAMGSEDHTTLVAAVEAAGIEHVLVNAGPLTVFAPVNTAFDALPAGTVDNLLRPENKADLATILTRHAAPGSYDKESLIKSAEKGRTLYMATGDYLEINVDGDKVQVGGATILATIPTSNGIIHVVDSVILPSE, encoded by the coding sequence ATGAAATACATAAAATACCATCTGGTTCTTGGATTGATAGTCACCTCGATACTGGCCTGTGGCCGGACGGGTGATGAAGGCAATTTTTCTGCCCTTGAAAATACCCGCCCAAAAGGCCAGGCTTCTGTGGTCGACAATGACTCTGATAAAAATATACTTCAGGTAGCTATGGGTTCAGAGGATCATACCACACTGGTGGCGGCTGTTGAAGCTGCCGGCATCGAGCATGTATTGGTCAATGCCGGACCTCTGACTGTATTCGCACCAGTGAACACTGCATTTGATGCTCTTCCTGCCGGTACCGTGGATAATCTGCTTAGACCGGAGAATAAGGCTGATCTTGCAACTATCCTGACAAGGCATGCAGCACCCGGATCATATGATAAGGAATCACTGATCAAGTCAGCAGAAAAGGGCCGGACGCTCTACATGGCTACCGGTGACTATCTGGAGATTAATGTAGATGGAGATAAAGTACAGGTCGGCGGAGCTACTATTCTGGCTACTATTCCAACTTCCAACGGAATCATTCATGTGGTTGACTCCGTCATTTTGCCGTCAGAATAA
- a CDS encoding OFA family MFS transporter codes for MKNRWLIAASAVGIHISIGSVYAYSAWKMPLENTFGWSATSTSMAFSIAIFFLGISAAFLGRYIEKHGPSKGGLLSAAFFTIGLFGSALACYLESIWLFYLFFGVISGIGLGLGYISPVSTLVKWFPDRRGLATGLAIMGFGFGGLVCAHLIDVFNPAVSEQVLPREISATVYTDLAVSDPEKLDSLLTGLPALEDFKTQESELRELKRDGRDGEEEYRILESGIAPFHTVVLYKKSSIVFAFAALGLIYLLVMVPSALYIKPPPDDYAEQYFKGENGASKRKVLKVKEVTALDALKTPGFYGLWIMLFINVSCGIAVIATAKKMGYEMVRLSVEMSTLLVMGISLFNGLGRIFWASLSDYIGRSNTYIAFFLIQIIAFPLLANLTTQPILFMVVTFVILTCYGGGFASIPAYISDLFGLDEMPTIHGFILTAWSLAGIAGPLLNSYVYEQTESYQQSLYVFGGAFVIALIVSLLMKLEVKRVNRESA; via the coding sequence ATGAAGAATAGATGGCTTATAGCAGCCTCGGCTGTGGGAATTCATATATCAATCGGATCAGTTTATGCCTACAGCGCCTGGAAGATGCCGCTGGAAAATACTTTCGGATGGTCCGCAACCAGCACATCAATGGCCTTTAGTATTGCCATATTCTTTTTGGGGATCTCGGCTGCATTTTTAGGCCGTTATATCGAGAAACACGGGCCTTCAAAAGGCGGGTTATTATCAGCTGCTTTCTTCACTATAGGATTATTCGGTTCGGCTCTGGCTTGTTACCTGGAAAGTATCTGGCTGTTCTACCTGTTCTTTGGTGTGATCAGCGGTATAGGACTCGGACTGGGATATATTTCACCGGTTTCGACACTTGTGAAATGGTTTCCGGACCGACGGGGATTAGCGACCGGTCTGGCTATAATGGGATTCGGTTTTGGCGGACTGGTATGTGCCCACCTGATCGATGTATTTAATCCTGCTGTGAGCGAACAGGTACTTCCCAGGGAAATATCTGCGACCGTTTATACTGATTTAGCGGTATCTGATCCCGAAAAACTGGATTCCCTGTTAACCGGATTACCGGCGCTTGAGGATTTCAAAACTCAGGAGTCAGAGCTCAGGGAACTGAAACGTGATGGAAGAGATGGTGAAGAGGAATACCGGATTCTGGAATCAGGAATTGCTCCTTTTCATACGGTTGTGTTATATAAAAAATCATCTATCGTATTTGCATTTGCTGCTCTCGGGCTCATATATCTTTTGGTGATGGTACCGAGTGCATTATATATAAAGCCGCCACCGGACGATTATGCTGAGCAATATTTCAAGGGAGAAAACGGGGCAAGTAAAAGAAAGGTTTTAAAGGTAAAAGAAGTCACTGCCCTGGATGCCCTGAAAACTCCAGGATTTTACGGATTATGGATCATGTTATTTATCAATGTATCCTGTGGTATCGCCGTAATTGCTACAGCCAAAAAAATGGGCTATGAGATGGTCCGATTATCGGTAGAAATGTCAACCCTGCTGGTTATGGGTATATCACTATTTAATGGACTTGGGCGAATATTCTGGGCATCACTATCTGATTATATCGGAAGAAGTAACACTTATATAGCTTTTTTTCTTATTCAGATCATTGCCTTTCCGCTATTAGCGAATCTCACTACCCAGCCAATACTCTTCATGGTAGTTACTTTCGTGATTCTGACCTGTTATGGGGGAGGATTTGCCAGTATACCGGCTTATATAAGCGACCTGTTCGGGCTGGACGAGATGCCCACTATTCACGGCTTTATATTGACGGCCTGGTCATTGGCAGGTATCGCGGGCCCTCTGCTAAACTCTTATGTATATGAGCAGACAGAAAGTTATCAGCAAAGTCTGTATGTATTCGGAGGGGCATTCGTCATAGCACTGATCGTATCGCTGCTTATGAAACTCGAAGTAAAGCGGGTAAATAGGGAATCAGCCTGA
- a CDS encoding c-type cytochrome gives MQRLIVIFLVSGLISCSGGPDNNKSESAPRTADLETVSENGVGPIDELKLPDTIDQDLAKKGKNVFEAKCTACHKTDKKYIGPNPTGILERRNPAWVMNMIMNPDGMVKEDPVAKALLIEYNGTPMANQNLSEEEARAILEYFRTL, from the coding sequence ATGCAGCGACTCATAGTAATCTTTCTCGTTTCCGGACTTATTTCCTGTTCAGGTGGACCGGATAATAATAAAAGTGAATCAGCACCAAGGACAGCGGATCTGGAAACTGTATCAGAAAATGGGGTAGGTCCGATAGATGAACTCAAACTTCCGGATACCATAGATCAGGATTTGGCAAAAAAAGGGAAAAATGTATTTGAGGCTAAATGTACCGCATGTCATAAAACCGATAAAAAATATATAGGGCCGAATCCTACCGGCATATTGGAACGCAGAAATCCGGCCTGGGTCATGAATATGATAATGAATCCGGATGGTATGGTAAAAGAAGATCCAGTGGCTAAAGCATTATTGATCGAGTATAACGGTACCCCCATGGCCAATCAGAACTTAAGTGAAGAAGAAGCACGAGCAATTCTTGAATATTTCCGAACTCTATAA
- a CDS encoding family 16 glycosylhydrolase: MKQISIFILLICLSFGTACNNGQKDGSESPDKWTVDFFDDFDSFNAENWQDQRIWVNNETQCYVPDGKYGTREVSDGTLKLKVVNIGEEIPCDNMDKYGEQHPNTKYVAGRIASKNRKEFVKGKWTARLRLSGNGEPSQFPAWWILGAQNNEPPVQEEDETVCWPMTGSGEIDIFEHHGDHLKNEFTTGAIKSLGECDKGDWWSMRSNFPASLDEYHEYSVEWEGSDLVYRLDGDEIYRNEGQGDNYPEPMFAILNYAKITDNPMEGEWVMEVDWVKHEYTE, from the coding sequence ATGAAACAGATTTCAATCTTCATCCTACTTATTTGCTTATCATTCGGAACCGCCTGTAACAATGGGCAAAAAGATGGGTCTGAATCCCCTGATAAATGGACAGTTGATTTCTTTGATGATTTCGACTCTTTCAATGCTGAAAACTGGCAGGACCAGCGAATATGGGTGAATAATGAAACCCAATGCTACGTACCGGATGGCAAATACGGTACCCGGGAAGTCAGCGATGGCACCCTCAAATTAAAAGTGGTCAATATCGGAGAAGAGATCCCCTGTGATAACATGGATAAATACGGTGAACAACATCCAAACACCAAATATGTAGCCGGACGGATCGCTTCCAAAAACCGTAAAGAGTTTGTCAAGGGTAAATGGACTGCGCGCTTACGTCTGTCCGGTAATGGGGAGCCGAGCCAGTTTCCTGCCTGGTGGATCTTAGGTGCTCAGAATAATGAACCCCCGGTTCAGGAAGAGGATGAAACCGTTTGCTGGCCAATGACCGGTTCAGGTGAGATCGATATTTTTGAGCATCACGGTGATCATCTTAAAAATGAGTTTACCACCGGAGCTATTAAGAGTTTAGGGGAATGCGATAAAGGAGACTGGTGGAGTATGCGATCAAACTTTCCGGCTAGCCTGGATGAATATCATGAATATTCCGTGGAATGGGAAGGCAGTGACCTGGTATACCGCCTGGACGGGGATGAGATATACCGAAACGAAGGTCAGGGAGACAACTACCCCGAGCCCATGTTTGCTATTTTAAACTATGCCAAGATCACAGATAACCCGATGGAGGGTGAATGGGTGATGGAAGTGGATTGGGTAAAGCATGAGTACACCGAGTAA
- a CDS encoding Rrf2 family transcriptional regulator, whose translation MMFSTSTQYAIRAIVFMARNKSDRKFRAAEVADELDIPTPYLSKVLQRLARNGIVSSSKGPGGGFFVDDSNLKMRMIDVITTMEGPRIFNKCILGLDSCNEKNPCFLHEEYTQIKKILDKPLYEKDFEDLINQYE comes from the coding sequence ATGATGTTCTCAACCTCTACTCAGTATGCTATAAGGGCGATCGTATTTATGGCCCGGAATAAAAGCGATCGAAAATTCCGGGCGGCAGAAGTCGCAGATGAGCTGGATATACCTACCCCCTATCTGAGCAAGGTCTTACAGCGATTGGCCAGAAACGGAATAGTCTCTTCCAGCAAAGGCCCTGGGGGTGGATTTTTTGTTGACGATAGTAACCTCAAAATGAGAATGATCGATGTGATCACTACAATGGAGGGACCCAGAATTTTCAATAAATGTATACTGGGACTGGACAGCTGCAACGAAAAGAATCCGTGCTTTTTGCATGAAGAATATACTCAGATCAAAAAGATCCTGGATAAACCACTCTATGAAAAAGATTTTGAGGACCTCATCAACCAATATGAGTGA
- a CDS encoding NAD(P)/FAD-dependent oxidoreductase, which yields MKKQIVIVGSSFAGYTTAVQLAKAVGQKHNIVVIDKKPEFIFTPSMVWYPFGHDNIEKSSFDTRPIYEELDITFIQGNVYGFDLKDQQIYMSDRNIEYDYLVLATGSSPRYSSIKGLKPGKNSCTVCYDFEQAENTKKVWNEYLNDPGPMVIGFAQWAGYSFVAYEFLFNTLYYLHKEDLLGKVPVHFVTPEPYLTHLGIGGLGNDPEKALELFKSFNIQVHLNAEIHELKSSDVVLKDGTRISSSFTMIIPPFYGDNTIRTTRELADEWGRIKVTEQLHHPEYPNVFAAGGSVSVIQKSDSKVGLGIPCTHSLSEMMAKAVAQNIVTDLKGGLHVALTTDQIYDLIRKDMQYLNKMIFKEYSEVDQVLDYISKGAKKKWAENSMKKFIESAYS from the coding sequence TTGAAAAAGCAAATTGTAATAGTAGGATCAAGTTTTGCCGGATATACCACTGCGGTTCAACTGGCTAAGGCGGTCGGCCAAAAGCATAATATTGTGGTTATTGACAAGAAGCCCGAATTCATATTCACCCCTTCTATGGTGTGGTATCCATTTGGCCACGATAATATTGAAAAGAGTTCTTTTGATACCCGTCCCATCTATGAAGAACTGGATATTACTTTCATCCAGGGCAATGTATATGGTTTTGACCTGAAGGATCAGCAGATATATATGTCTGACCGAAATATAGAATATGATTATCTGGTTCTAGCTACCGGAAGCTCTCCTCGCTATTCCAGTATCAAAGGCCTGAAACCCGGAAAAAACTCCTGTACTGTTTGTTATGATTTTGAGCAGGCAGAGAACACAAAAAAGGTCTGGAATGAATATCTGAATGATCCGGGTCCTATGGTTATCGGTTTTGCACAGTGGGCCGGATATTCATTTGTCGCATACGAGTTCTTATTTAACACCCTTTATTATCTTCACAAAGAAGATCTGCTTGGTAAGGTACCTGTTCATTTTGTGACTCCGGAACCCTACCTGACTCATTTAGGTATTGGAGGGCTTGGTAATGATCCGGAAAAAGCTCTTGAGCTGTTTAAGAGCTTTAATATTCAGGTACACCTGAATGCCGAAATTCATGAACTTAAATCATCGGATGTGGTTCTGAAAGATGGTACTCGCATCTCCTCTTCATTTACCATGATCATTCCTCCTTTTTATGGTGATAACACCATCAGGACCACCCGCGAACTGGCCGATGAGTGGGGTCGAATAAAGGTCACCGAACAGCTCCATCATCCTGAATACCCTAATGTTTTCGCTGCAGGCGGGTCAGTTTCTGTAATTCAAAAATCGGACAGTAAAGTTGGACTGGGAATTCCCTGCACTCATTCCCTATCTGAAATGATGGCGAAAGCAGTGGCCCAGAACATTGTAACTGATCTTAAGGGAGGCTTACATGTAGCATTGACTACCGATCAGATATACGACCTGATCCGAAAGGATATGCAATACTTAAATAAGATGATCTTCAAAGAATACTCAGAAGTTGACCAGGTCCTGGACTATATCTCTAAGGGCGCTAAAAAGAAATGGGCTGAGAACTCCATGAAAAAGTTTATTGAGTCTGCCTACTCTTAG
- the pflB gene encoding formate C-acetyltransferase produces MKTTKNSDLLPFMTDETPEYYRGFTPGIWNNEIDVRDFIQKNYSPYEGDDSFLSGATDITSLLWQQVLNLMVKEQKEGVLDADSELVSSIVSHAPGYIDRELERIVGLQTDAPLKRSMMPFGGVRMAQKALESNGFNFSEETRKAFAAIRKTHNDGVFDGYTSEIRKARSSGIVTGLPDAYARGRIIGDYRRVALYGIDRLIEDKQEQLDSLELHNLDEETIRLREELNEQLRSLGELKEMAAGYGFDISKPANNAKEAVQWVYFGYLAAVKEQNGAAMSFGRVSTFLDIYIQRDIEEDTLMEADAQELIDHLVMKLRMVRFMRPPEYDELFSGDPTWVTEVIGGMGLDGRTMVSRTSFRFLQTLHNLGPAPEPNLTVLWSEKLPEGFKKFCVNTSIETSSLQYENDDLMRSYWGDDYGIACCVSAMKIGKQMQYFGARANLAKTLLYAINGGKDEVSGEQVGPEFAPITGDLLTYEELMPKFDSMMDWLAATYMNALNVIHFMHDKYYYERLEMALHDRDVFRTMACGIAGLSVVADSLSACKYAKVRIIRDKNGLATDFETTGEFPLFGNDDDRVDSIARDLVKIFMQKLKKQPSYRNSVPTQSILTITSNVVYGNKTGNTPDGRKKGEPFGPGANPMHGRDRNGAVASMRSVAKLPYEYAQDGISYTFSIVPGALGRSEEDRITNMMNLLDGYFNEGGHHVNVNVFDRDTLVDAMEHPEKYPQLTIRVSGYAVNFNKLTKEQQMDVISRTFHEKN; encoded by the coding sequence ATGAAAACAACTAAGAACAGTGATCTTTTGCCATTCATGACCGATGAAACCCCTGAATATTACAGGGGATTTACGCCCGGGATCTGGAATAATGAAATTGATGTAAGAGATTTTATTCAGAAGAATTATTCTCCCTACGAAGGAGACGATTCATTTTTAAGCGGAGCTACTGATATTACCAGTTTGTTGTGGCAACAGGTACTTAACCTGATGGTAAAAGAACAGAAAGAGGGTGTACTGGATGCCGACTCAGAGCTGGTCTCATCTATTGTTTCCCATGCACCCGGGTATATTGACCGCGAACTGGAACGTATAGTTGGTTTGCAGACTGATGCGCCCCTTAAAAGATCTATGATGCCTTTTGGCGGGGTCAGAATGGCTCAGAAGGCATTAGAAAGCAACGGTTTTAATTTTTCCGAAGAGACCAGAAAAGCATTTGCAGCTATCCGTAAGACCCATAACGACGGGGTATTTGACGGATACACCAGTGAGATCCGTAAGGCCCGATCTTCTGGTATAGTAACTGGTCTGCCTGATGCTTATGCCCGGGGAAGAATTATCGGAGATTATCGCCGGGTAGCATTATATGGCATCGACCGATTGATCGAAGACAAACAGGAGCAATTAGACTCGCTGGAACTTCACAATCTGGATGAAGAAACGATCCGACTGAGAGAAGAACTGAACGAACAGTTACGGTCGCTAGGCGAGCTGAAAGAGATGGCAGCTGGTTATGGCTTTGACATTTCTAAGCCGGCTAATAATGCTAAAGAAGCAGTTCAATGGGTGTATTTCGGTTATCTGGCTGCAGTTAAAGAACAAAACGGAGCGGCCATGTCATTCGGGAGGGTATCCACCTTCCTTGATATCTACATTCAGCGTGACATTGAAGAAGACACGCTCATGGAAGCTGATGCCCAGGAACTGATCGATCACCTGGTCATGAAGCTTAGGATGGTCCGTTTTATGCGACCCCCGGAATATGATGAATTGTTTTCCGGCGATCCTACTTGGGTTACAGAGGTGATTGGCGGTATGGGTCTCGATGGCCGGACGATGGTTTCCAGAACCTCTTTCCGCTTCCTTCAGACCCTTCACAACCTGGGACCAGCACCTGAGCCGAACCTTACCGTTCTATGGTCGGAAAAGCTGCCGGAAGGATTCAAAAAATTCTGCGTAAACACCTCCATTGAAACTTCTTCACTGCAATATGAAAATGATGATTTGATGCGCAGCTACTGGGGAGATGATTACGGAATTGCATGCTGCGTTTCTGCTATGAAGATCGGAAAGCAGATGCAGTACTTCGGTGCACGGGCTAACCTTGCAAAGACTTTACTTTATGCCATCAATGGTGGTAAAGATGAGGTGAGCGGTGAGCAGGTAGGTCCTGAATTTGCCCCGATCACCGGAGACCTTCTCACATATGAGGAGCTGATGCCAAAATTTGACAGCATGATGGACTGGCTGGCAGCTACCTATATGAATGCGCTGAATGTGATCCACTTCATGCATGATAAATACTATTACGAGCGTCTGGAAATGGCCCTGCACGACCGGGATGTATTCCGCACCATGGCATGTGGTATTGCCGGTCTTTCGGTGGTTGCCGATTCTCTGAGTGCCTGTAAATACGCTAAGGTTAGGATCATAAGGGATAAGAACGGTCTGGCCACAGACTTCGAGACAACCGGCGAATTCCCTTTATTCGGTAATGACGACGATCGGGTCGACAGCATTGCAAGAGACCTGGTTAAGATCTTCATGCAGAAACTCAAAAAGCAGCCTTCGTACAGGAATTCGGTACCCACTCAGTCAATTCTGACGATCACTTCAAACGTAGTGTATGGTAACAAGACCGGAAATACACCGGACGGCCGAAAGAAGGGAGAACCCTTCGGTCCCGGGGCCAATCCGATGCATGGACGTGACAGGAATGGAGCGGTTGCAAGTATGCGGTCTGTAGCTAAACTTCCTTATGAGTACGCTCAGGACGGTATCTCTTATACCTTTTCCATAGTACCGGGAGCACTGGGGCGTTCTGAAGAAGACCGAATCACAAATATGATGAATCTGTTGGATGGTTATTTCAATGAAGGAGGACACCATGTTAATGTGAATGTATTTGACCGTGATACCCTGGTTGATGCCATGGAACATCCGGAAAAATATCCACAGCTTACGATTCGTGTTTCCGGATATGCAGTCAATTTCAACAAATTGACTAAAGAACAACAGATGGATGTGATATCCAGAACCTTCCACGAAAAGAACTAG
- a CDS encoding 6-phosphofructokinase: protein MARKATYKGTIGILTGGGDVPGLNPAIRAITIRAIREGYRVVGFRRGWAGLIDIIRDKKHDNTRNFVELSEDIVNKAGRTGGTFLHTSRTRPSHVKKAEVPSFLQEKYNEEINDLTEEVIRNLEWVGIDFLIPIGGDDTLSYGVHLYRKGIKVIAIPKTMDNDVPGTDYCIGFSTCVTRTIQHANNLRTSAGSHERFLVMEVFGRYAGFTAMLPTMAGAANRCVIPEHEFEMEHLTELMSYDRKKNPSNYSMLLVSEGAMFKGGEMIFENATTDAYGHKKLGGIGDLISAELKSWSPKFNDGKSVNIINQKLGYLVRGGDPDAIDSIVPMAYGNLALDLILQNMHGRLVVLKNGRYDNIPVDIVTSKKKLVDVKRHYNTERLRPYFKSFEMQPLFIMTSEN, encoded by the coding sequence ATGGCCAGGAAAGCGACTTATAAAGGAACCATAGGGATCTTAACCGGTGGTGGAGATGTGCCGGGATTAAATCCGGCTATAAGAGCTATTACGATCCGGGCTATAAGAGAAGGTTATCGCGTGGTCGGTTTCAGGAGAGGATGGGCCGGTCTCATCGATATCATAAGGGATAAAAAGCATGACAACACCCGGAATTTTGTTGAACTAAGTGAAGATATCGTTAATAAAGCGGGACGTACCGGCGGCACTTTCTTACATACTTCTCGTACCCGGCCCAGTCATGTAAAAAAAGCAGAAGTCCCTTCATTTCTCCAGGAAAAGTACAATGAAGAAATAAATGACCTGACCGAGGAAGTGATCAGGAACCTGGAGTGGGTAGGTATCGATTTTCTGATCCCGATCGGGGGTGATGATACTCTGAGTTATGGTGTTCATCTGTACCGAAAAGGTATTAAGGTCATTGCGATCCCTAAAACGATGGATAACGATGTGCCGGGTACTGATTACTGTATTGGCTTCAGTACCTGTGTAACGCGGACCATTCAGCACGCCAACAATCTTCGCACCTCCGCGGGTTCTCATGAGCGTTTCCTGGTAATGGAAGTATTTGGAAGATATGCAGGCTTTACCGCTATGCTTCCGACCATGGCCGGAGCCGCTAACCGGTGTGTAATTCCGGAGCATGAATTTGAAATGGAGCATCTGACTGAACTTATGTCCTATGACCGAAAGAAGAACCCGAGTAACTATTCCATGCTGCTGGTTTCTGAGGGAGCGATGTTCAAAGGAGGAGAGATGATCTTCGAGAATGCGACAACGGATGCCTATGGCCATAAAAAATTAGGCGGGATCGGAGACCTGATCTCCGCAGAATTAAAATCTTGGTCTCCGAAGTTCAACGACGGAAAAAGTGTAAATATCATTAATCAGAAACTTGGTTACTTGGTAAGAGGGGGGGATCCCGATGCAATTGATTCTATAGTTCCGATGGCCTATGGTAACCTTGCTCTGGATCTGATCCTTCAAAATATGCACGGACGTTTAGTTGTGCTGAAAAATGGCCGGTATGATAATATTCCGGTGGATATTGTAACCAGTAAAAAGAAGCTGGTAGACGTGAAACGGCATTATAATACCGAGCGGTTGCGGCCTTATTTTAAAAGCTTTGAAATGCAGCCCCTGTTTATCATGACGAGTGAGAACTGA
- the pflA gene encoding pyruvate formate-lyase-activating protein, with product MKNVTGYLHSIETAGTLDGPGIRRVLFLNGCPLKCVYCHNPDTRRHKGGTKTDAYTELRDIARQKEMLQSMSGGVTLSGGEPLWQPEFVKTIFEGCKLLGLHTALDTSGFLGAKADDELLSYTDLVLLDIKHFDPEGYKRVTGVDLQPTLDFAERLAALNIPVWLRYVLVPGYTDEVEAIERLAAYAKRLGNVERVEILPFHKMGEYKWEALGMEYELFEIDEPTPELIDNTKACFDKEKVLVY from the coding sequence ATGAAAAATGTAACAGGATATCTTCACTCTATCGAGACAGCGGGTACTTTAGATGGTCCCGGAATACGACGTGTTCTCTTTTTAAACGGTTGCCCGTTAAAATGTGTGTATTGTCATAATCCGGATACCAGACGTCATAAGGGAGGTACAAAAACGGACGCTTATACAGAACTGAGGGATATCGCCCGGCAAAAAGAGATGCTTCAGTCCATGAGCGGTGGGGTTACTCTGTCTGGAGGTGAACCGCTTTGGCAGCCTGAATTCGTAAAAACCATATTTGAAGGGTGTAAGCTTTTGGGGCTTCATACTGCTCTTGATACCTCAGGGTTTCTGGGTGCTAAAGCGGATGATGAACTGCTTTCTTATACGGACCTGGTGTTGCTGGATATAAAACATTTTGACCCTGAAGGGTATAAAAGAGTTACCGGAGTGGACCTGCAACCCACACTGGATTTTGCCGAACGGCTTGCCGCTTTGAATATACCGGTCTGGTTGCGTTATGTATTAGTTCCAGGCTACACGGATGAAGTAGAGGCTATTGAACGATTGGCGGCATATGCTAAAAGACTTGGAAATGTAGAAAGAGTGGAAATACTTCCATTTCATAAAATGGGTGAGTATAAATGGGAAGCATTGGGTATGGAATATGAGTTATTCGAAATTGATGAGCCTACCCCGGAGCTGATCGATAACACAAAGGCCTGCTTTGACAAGGAGAAGGTATTGGTCTATTAG
- a CDS encoding family 16 glycosylhydrolase, producing the protein MQKESYDAGLDWKLHWSDEFEGEQLDESIWNRQVVEAGRFNEEWQRYTDSSKNAYLENGSLVIKAIHESAQHGPDQYTSARLNTANKFTFKYGKLAARIKLPYSKGIWPAFWMLGSDINENGGDTPWPQSGEIDILELYGTKSDAVIEANIHYADSSGSHTQMGAIEYELENGKFADNFHIFELVWDEEQISWLVDGEQFASTPITSDEMTELHKEYFLLFNIAVGGKWAGRPDTTSVFPQFMYVDWVRVYKKENSSAL; encoded by the coding sequence ATGCAAAAAGAAAGCTATGATGCCGGGCTTGACTGGAAACTACACTGGTCAGATGAATTTGAGGGTGAGCAGCTGGACGAAAGCATATGGAACCGGCAGGTAGTTGAAGCAGGTCGATTCAATGAAGAATGGCAAAGATATACCGACAGCTCTAAGAATGCCTATCTGGAGAACGGATCCCTCGTGATCAAAGCTATTCATGAGAGTGCTCAGCATGGACCTGATCAGTATACCTCTGCCAGACTGAACACGGCCAATAAGTTCACCTTTAAATATGGAAAGCTGGCTGCACGGATCAAACTCCCTTACAGCAAAGGTATCTGGCCCGCCTTCTGGATGCTGGGCTCCGATATCAATGAGAACGGAGGTGATACCCCATGGCCCCAGAGCGGAGAAATAGATATCCTGGAATTATACGGCACCAAAAGTGATGCCGTGATCGAAGCAAATATTCACTATGCCGATTCCTCCGGTTCTCACACTCAAATGGGTGCGATAGAATATGAATTAGAGAATGGAAAGTTTGCAGATAATTTCCACATATTCGAGCTTGTATGGGATGAGGAGCAGATCTCCTGGCTGGTTGACGGAGAACAATTTGCCTCCACTCCTATCACTTCAGATGAGATGACGGAACTCCATAAGGAGTATTTTCTGCTGTTTAATATAGCGGTTGGAGGAAAATGGGCAGGCCGGCCGGATACCACCAGCGTATTCCCGCAATTCATGTATGTGGACTGGGTAAGGGTGTACAAAAAAGAGAATTCATCTGCACTATAA